The genomic window AGATGGAGGCGCTCGGCTGGATCGGCCCCGAGCGCCCGCGCATGGTCGCGGTTCAGGCCGAGGGTTGCGCGCCGATGGTCCGCGCCTGGGAGCAGCGCGAGCGCCACGCCACCCGCTGGGAGGGCGCGCATACCGTCGCGATGGGCATCCGCGTGCCGCAGGCGGTCGGCGATTTCCTGATTCTCGATGCCGTGCGCGCCAGCAACGGCTTCGCGATGGCGGTCGGTGATGCCGCGATCATCCAGGCCGTCGACGATGCCGCGCGCCAGGACGGGTTGCTGCTCTGCCCCGAAGGCGGCGCGACGTTGGCGGCATGGCGCGAGGCGATGGGCCGGGGGCTGATCTCGCCCGACGATCGCGCGCTGCTGTTCAACTGCGCGACGGGCCTCAAATACCCGATGACGGACCAATCGCGCACGCTCGACAAGGACGGCGAGATCGACTTCTCACAGCTGTGACCGTCTTCCTGGCTTCGCTCACTCTGAGCGTGTCGAAGGTCGGCCGCGAACGTGCCACCCGAAAGGCAATCCTTCGACGGGGATCCCGAAACACCGCTTCTGGTTCCCCGCCTCCACGGGGATGACGAGACAACGCCATTGTAATGTAGGATTTCGCCTGCTTGGCTCGGGCGGCCGGATAGTGTCGGCCGCTCTTTGAACCTTGAATATGTCGCGAACCCGTAGCGCAGCTGTCGCATCATGTTGCCTGGATGTCGCGCCGGTGTCGCGCCGGCGTCCTGTAGGTGTCGCTCGGGTGTCGCGTTCGACAACATTCGCGGGCATCGCCTCAGAGGGCGCGAATGTTGACCCCTTCGAAAACACTAAACTTCCTCAACATTCGCCGTGGCTAGCCCTTCACCCAGCCGACCTTGGGATCGTCGAAATCGACCACGTCGCGCAGCTCCCAGACGTTCGCATAGCCATAGCCGACCAGATTGATGAAGGTCTGGATGTTGAGCGCCAGCGGTGCCGATTTGAGCGGGACTGGCGCGCGATGGTTCGAGAAATTGTTGTTGCAATAGATCAGGATCGCCCGGCCGCGATTCCTGCCGATCACCTCGGCCAGCGCCTCGGCGGTGAAATCGGTGAGCGGCAGATTGACCGCCCCGGCGATATGCCCCGCCGCGAACTTGTCCGCCGAACGCGCGTCGAGGATCAGCGCGCCTTTCTCCGCCGCCTTGGCCCGGAACGCGTCGAAGCCGAGCAGCCGCCTAGCGCGGAGCGCGCGGACGTCGCGGGTAAGCGTTGCGAAGCCGGCATAGTCGATCTGCGGATTGGTCCCTCGCAAACTGGTTTTGGGCGCGGGATCGTTTGGAACGGCCATCGTCAAAGCGAGCGCGGTGAGCAGCAGCATGGGTGCCTCCGGGGAATGCGGGCGTAACAATTCACTCATTCGCCCTGCACCGGGGATGAACGATTGCACGCTCGCGCCGCCGCGCTATCACCGGGCGCAAGGACAAAAGGGGAGGATAGCAGTGGCCAGCCTGTTTCGCCTGAAGACGATCGTCGCGGCGCATGAGCGGCCGCCCGAGCATCAGCTCCAGCGCACCTTGTCCTGGCCGCATCTGGTGGCGCTCGGTGTTGGCGCGATCGTCGGCACCGGCATCCTCACCCTGATCGGCGTCGGCGCCGACCGTGCCGGGCCTGCGGTGATCCTGTCCTTCGCGGTGGCGGGCGCGATCTGCGCCTGCGCCGCGCTCGCTTATGCCGAGATGGCGACGATGATCCCGGCCTCGGGCAGCGCCTATACCTATAGCTATGCCGTGCTCGGCGAGGTCATCGCCTGGGTGGTCGGGTGGAGCCTGCTCGCCGAATATACCCTGGTGGTGGCGACGGTCGCGGTCGGCTGGTCGGGCTATGCGACCGGCTTCCTCCACGGACTGGGGATACATCTGCCCGCCGCGCTCACCCATGGTCCGGTGATGATCGACGGTCATATCGCCGAGTGGGGCGTCAATTTGCCGGCGCTCTTCATCGTCGCATTGGTCGCCGGGCTGCTGCTGGTCGGCACCAAGGAAAGCGCTACGCTCAATGCGATCCTGGTAGTGGTCAAGATCATCGCGCTGATCGTGTTCGTCGCGGTGGCGCTGCCCTATTTCAACGCCGCCAATCTCGAGCCCTTCTCGCCCTTCGGCTTCACCGCCCACAGCGTCGCCGGTGCTGACGGCAAGGTCGTCGAGCGTGGGGTGATGGCGGCGGCGGCGATCATCTTCTTCGCCTTTTACGGCTTCGACGCGATCTCAACCGCGGCGGAAGAGGCCAAGAACCCGGGCCGCGATCTCGCCATCGGCATCGTCGGATCGATGATCGCCTGCGTCGCGATCTACATGATCGTCGCCGTCGCCGCGATCGGGGCACTGGCCTATACCAAGTTCGCCGACAGCCCGGAGCCACTGGCGCTGATCCTGCGCGGGATCGGCCAGAACAAGGCGGCGGCGTTCCTGGCCGCTAGCGCGGTGATCGCGCTGCCGACGGTGATCCTCGCCTTCCTCTATGGTCAGAGCCGCATCTTCTTCGTGATGGCCCGCGACAATATGCTGCCCGCCGGCCTCGCCAAGGTCTCGAGGCGCGGCACGCCGGTGCGGATTACCATCTTCACCGCCGCCGTGGTGACCTTCTTCGCCGCCTTTTTCCCGATCGACCAGATCGCCGCGCTCGCCAATGCCGGTACGCTCACCGCCTTCGCCGCGGTCGGATTGTGTCTGCTGGTGATGCGCCGTCGTGCGCCGAACGCCGAGCGGCCCTTCCGCACGCCCGCCGCCTGGGTTGTCGGGCTGGGCGCGATCTTCGGCTGCGCCTATCTGTTCATCAGCCTGCCGCATCAGACTCAAATGCTGTTCGGTGTGTGGAACCTGATCGGCCTGGGCCTCTATTTCCTCTACTCGCGCCGCAACGTCGATAGAGCCGCGGTCTGACGAGCGGGAAGTTCGCCGCCGTTTTGTTGTGAAGTTGCCTTTGCCCGGCTTGGACGGCCGACGATTTTCGAGAGGAGTGATCGTGAAGCGATTGATGGGACTGGCCGGGCTGACGATGCTGGTGTTGACGGGAAGCGCATGCGGGCAGACCGCGCCCGACCGCTCGCAGGATACCGCCTGGATCAACAGCCAGTCGCTGGCGCTTGCCAGCCTCAAGGCCAGCGACGGATGGCAGAGCCTCGAGCGCGGCCTGCGCTGGCGGCGGATCGCGGGCAACGGCAGCGGCAAGCACCCTTTGGTGAGCGATACGGTGACGCTGCATTATGCCGGGCGGCTGACCGACGGCACCGAGTTCGACAGCTCCTGGGCGCGCGGCGAACCGGCGACTTTCCCGCTCGGCGCGCTGATCGAAGCGTGGCAACTGGCGGTGCCGCAGATGGGGATCGGCGACACGATCGAGCTCGCGGTGCCCGCCGAGCTTGGCTACGGACCGCGCGGCAAGGGGCCGATCCCGGGCGGCGCCACCCTGTTGTTCAAGATCGAGCTGCTTGGGATCCGCGGCTAAGCCCGCGCGGCACCGCTGCCAGCGCGCCAGGCTTGCAATGTAGGATTTCACCTGCTTGGCCGGGATTGCCGGGCACTCCCGGCCGCTCTTTGGCTTTTGAATATTGCCGCAAATCCGCCACCGGTCGCGCCTCGGTGGTGGCTATCGGCGCGTTCGCGACAGCACAGGCGCATGCTCTCGATCTTGCCTGGCTTGGGCGCCGTGAACACACCCATGGTCAGTGCGACCATTGGGACCATTCGCGCTTTCGCCTCAGGCGCTCACGCCTCGAAACGGGCGCCGCCCTCGCCGCATGTCGACCCTCGGCAGGCGCCGGGGCTGACGATACGGCGAAGATGCGTGGCGCTGGTTATGCCGCGAGGTTACGCAGCACGTACTGCAGGATGCCGCCGTTGAGGAAATATTCCAGCTCGTTGACGGTATCGATGCGGCAACGGGTCATGAAGGTCTCGACGGTGCCGTCTTCGCGAGTGAGCGTGACTTCGACTTCCTGGCGCGGACGGATCTTGGCGACGTCCTTGATCGTGTAGAGGTCGCTACCCTTGAGTTTGAGGCTCTCGCGGGTCAGGCCCTCGCAGAACTGCAGCGGCAGGATGCCCATGCCGACCAGGTTCGAGCGGTGGATGCGCTCGAAGCTCTCGGTGATCACCGCACGGACGCCGAGCAGATTGGTCCCCTTCGCCGCCCAGTCGCGCGACGAGCCGGTGCCATATTCCTTGCCGGCGATGATCACCAGCGGAGTGCCGTCCTTCTTGTGGCGCATTGCGGCGTCGTAGATCGGCATCACCTGGCCGCCGTAGCGGGTCATGCCGCCTTCGATGCCGGGGACCATCTCGTTCTTGATGCGGATGTTGGCGAAGGTGCCGCGGACCATGACCTCGTCGTTGCCGCGGCGGGCGCCATAGCTGTTGAAGTCCTTCTTCGAGACCTGATGTTCCTGGAGGAAGGTGCCGGCGGGGCTGTCCGCCTTGATCGATCCGGCGGGGGAGATGTGATCGGTGGTGATCGAATCGCCCAGGATCGCCAGCGGCTTGGCCTCGATGATGTCCTGCACCGGCGCCGGCGTCATCGTCATGCCCTCGAAATAGGGCGGGTTGTGGATATAGGTCGAGCCGGCGCGCCAGGTGTAGGTATCCGAGCCCTCGACCTCGATCGCGCGCCAGTGATCGTCGCCCGCGTACACGTTGGAATAGCGCGCGCGGAACATGCGGTCGTCGATCGCGGAGTTGATCAGGCTCTGGACCTCCTCGTTGGTGGGCCAGATGTCCTTGAGATAGACCGGCCCGTCGGTGCCCTCGCCGATCGGCGTCTCGTACATGTCCTCGGTCACCGTGCCCTTGAGCGCATAGGCCACCACCAGCGGCGGCGAGGCGAGGAAATTGGCGCGCACGTCGGGCGACACGCGGCCTTCGAAATTGCGGTTGCCCGACAGCACCGAGGCGGCGACGATGTCGTTACCGTTGATCGCCGCCGAGATCGGCTCGGCCAGCGGCCCCGAATTGCCGATGCAGGTGGTGCAGCCATAGCCGACCAGGTTGAAGCCGATCGCGTCGAGATCCTCGCTCAAACCGGCCTTGTTGAGATAATCGGTCACCACCTGCGATCCCGGCGCCAGCGAGGTCTTGACCCAGGGCTTGCGGGTCAGGCCCAGCGCCCGCGCCTTGCGGGCGACAAGCCCGGCGGCGATCAGCACCGAGGGGTTCGAGGTGTTGGTGCACGAGGTGATCGCGGCGATGACCACGTCGCCGTCGCCGATATCATGCGCGGCGCCATCGACCGGCACGCGCGCCGGATGGTCCTTCTTGTAGACCTTGGTCAGATCGCCGTTGAACACCTCATCGACGCTGTCGAGGCTGACGCGGTCCTGCGGGCGCTTGGGGCCGGCGAGCGACGGGCGCACCGTCGACATGTCGAGCTCGAGCGTATCGGTGAAGATCGGATCGGCGGCCGAGGCATCGTACCACATGCCCTGCGCCTTGGCATACGCCTCGACCAGCGCCACGACCTCGTCGGGGCGGCCGGTCAGGCGCATATAGTCCATGGTCTTCTCGTCGATCGGGAAGAAGCCGCAGGTCGCGCCATATTCGGGCGCCATGTTGGCGATCGTCGCGCGATCGGCCAGCGTCATCGCCGGCAGGCCGGGACCATAGAATTCGACGAAACGGCCGACCACGCCCTTGGCGCGCAGCATCTGGGTGACGGTCAGCACCAGATCGGTGGCGGTGATGCCCTCGGCCAGCGCGCCGGTGAGCTTGAAGCCGACGACCTCTGGGATCAGCATCGAGACCGGCTGGCCGAGCATCGCCGCCTCGGCCTCGATCCCGCCGACGCCCCAGCCGAGCACACCGAGGCCGTTGACCATCGTCGTGTGGCTGTCGGTGCCGACCAGCGTGTCGGGATAGGCGACCTTTTCGCCCGAGGCGTCCTTCGACGACCATACCGAATGGGCGATATATTCGAGATTGACCTGGTGGCAGATGCCGGTGCCCGGCGGCACCACCGAGAAATTGTCGAGCGCCTTCGAACCCCATTTCAGGAACTCGTAGCGCTCATTGTTGCGGGCATATTCGAGCTCGACATTGTCCTCGAACGCCTTGGGGGTGCCGAACTCGTCGACCATCACCGAGTGATCGATGACGAGATGGACGGGCACCTGCGGATTGATCTTCTGGGCATCGCCGCCGAGCGACGTGATCGCGTCGCGCATCGCCGCCAGATCGACGACGCAGGGCACGCCGGTGAAATCCTGCATCAGCACGCGCGCCGGGCGATACTGGATCTCGCGGTTAGACCGGGCATCCTTCTGCCAGTCGACGATCGCCTGGGCGTCCTCGCGGGTGACGGTCTTGCCATCCTCGAAGCGCAGCATGTTCTCGAGCAGCACCTTCATCGAGAAGGGGAGCCGGCTGATATCGCCAAGCTTCGCCGCGGCCTTGGGCAGCGAATAATAGGCGTAGGTGCTGGTGCCCACGGTGAGGGTGTCGCGAGTGGCGAGTGCGTTGTTGCCGACGGCGGTCATTTTGGCGCGGGTCCTTCCCTGATTGTGCGCCGTAGCGAGCGTGGCGGGGAGGCGGGCTTAGGGAGCCAGCGCGAGCACGCGTGCTGCGGATGCGAAGAGTCGGGAGGGCCTTAGCAAGGGTGAGGGGGTGGGGGAAGGGGAGGTGCGGATGGGAGCCTTATGTAATGATGGTCGATAGCCAATAGGCGTGCGAGCGCCGTGCCATCACCCTATAGAAAATGCGCTGTTCGCTGCTAAGCTGCTTCCCAGGCGTCACTACAAGGGGAGTGTGGTGTGATCTTGATGCGCTTGCTCGCGCTTGCCTTGCTGCAGGATATGCCGAGCGGTCCGCCGCCCAATGCCGCGGGCTGGGTGCCGATCGGCGAGACCAATGGCGGCAAGCAGGCGATCCAGGTCTCGACGATGACTTGGAACGGGCGCCGGGCGACCGTGGAGGTCCGCCGCGAGCTTCCCCGGGCGACGCGCGACATCAAGTTCGTGGTGAGCCGCTATACGTATGATTGCGGCGCCAAAAGCTTTCGCATCGAAACCGAGAATCAATATGATGCGAAGGGGGCGTTCCTCACCAATCTCGACGCGTTTCACGAGAATCCGTCCTTTACCCCCGTGGGAGACGGGACACCCAGCGCGCTGACGATCAAGCAGGTCTGCGCGCTCGAACCCAAGGCCGCGCCGCCCTCGGCCGCGCTGCCGTCCGCCGCGCTGCGCTCACTGGGCCGCGATAAATGGGGCGATCCCCAATGCGGTTTTGTCGCGGTTCCCCAACTGACCATTTCGGAAGGGCAGTTTCGTACTGCGAGGTTCGAAGCGCGCTCGCGCGATCGCGGCGGTCAAAGCTATTTGTCGGTCAGCTTCCAGCCCGCCTTCAACACGGCGCAATGGCATGGGCTTTTGCCCGTGGCGCGCTTCATCGTGACGAACGATGCCCTTGTTTCGGCGCGTTACCCACTATCGGCGACGGTTACGATCGATGGCCGTACCTCGGCGCTCGCCACGTTCCTGAGCCGCGAGAACGGCGATCCGCTTTCGCGCATGGCGGTCGGTCTCAAGGCGATGGCCGACGAGATTCCCCGCGTCGGCGAACTGGCGGCAGGGTCGATCGCCGTCGTTCGCTTGTTCAACGCTTCGGGCGCCGAGATCAGCAGCGACACGTTCGACGTCTCCCAGTTGCGGCACGTGCCCGGCCTGTTGGGCGCGACCGGCTGGAAATGTCCGGCGCCCGGTGCAGTGTCGTCGAGCCCTTCCGCCACGGCAGCCGCACCGGCCTTCGCATCGGCGAGCGACGCACAGCGCGTGATCGTCCAGAGCGGCGACAAATCGACGTTCCTGTATCGCGGTAGCGTGCCGGCCGTACTGAGTAGCGTCGCGATACGATCCGATGGGCCGTGCCGGACCGTCACCACCTACACTTTCCCCCAACGTATCGAGAATGGCGTGACGCGGCCAGCGGATAGCTGGACGGTGACCACCGACTGGAAAAAGGTGACGGCAGCGGAGCAGAGCCCCGATGGGGAGGCGTTCGTCGACATCAGCGAAGGCGGCCCCAAACCGGCCTATGCGCTGCATCTGCCGGCCGACCACCAACGCGCGCTGGCGGCGGCGCGATATCTGATGAAGGCGTGCGCATGAAAGCCGATATCGCTCTTCCAATGTAGGAAATCGCCCGATAGCTGGTCTGCTTCCTTTGGGCGGGGAGCGTGGCGATGGTGGCTGCAAGCGACGACGAACCGGGGATGGCAGGCCCCACCCCGACCCAGCATCAGGTGAACAGCGCCCCGCGCTGTTCAGTCCATGCCGGGGGCATGGCCGACCCGATGCTCCTGAAGGGGAGGGGCTTTGAAGCTCCCAAGAAACCCTGGTGCAAATGGTCGGCGGATACCGAGCGGGCGTTTCTCGCCGCGCTCAAGCTTACGGGGCAGGTCAGCAAGGCGGCGGCGGAGATTGGACGGAGCAAGAGTTCGTGCCAGTCGCGGCGGCGGACGCGTCCTGAGTTTGCGAGATTGTGGGACGCGGCGCTTGCCGAGCAGCAGGCGGCGTGGATCGCGGCTTCCGGCAAGCGACTGGGGCCGGCCGATGACAGCGAGGAGGATGGCGCGGGCGGCGGGCGGCTGACGCCGTGGCGCGACAAGGCCGGGGGCTGGGATGCGCGCAAGCGCGGGCTGTTCCTGCGCACGCTGGCGCGGACCAAGCGGGTCGACGATGCCTGCGCGGCGGCGGGGATGTCCAACTCGGCGGCCTATTATCTGCGCGGGCAGTCGCCGCGCTTTGCCGCGGCCTGGGAGAAGGCGCTGCGCGGGGACGCGCCGCCCTCGGTGCTCGAAGCGGCGCTGGAGCGGGCGGTGACCGGCTGGACCGAGCCGATCGTGGCGGGCGGCAAGGTGGTCGGCGAGCGGCGGCGCTATTCGGACTCGCTGCTGCGGGCGCTGGTGCAGCGGGAGGCGGATGCGGAGAAGGCCAGTGCGCGTGCGCCCGAGGCGAAGCCGGGCCGCTCCAAACAGGCGCGGGTGGCGCGGGCGCGCGCGGCGGCGGAGGCAGCGGGCGGCTATTTCGCCGAGGGCTTTCCCGCGCCCGAGGAGACTGATGCCGTGCTGATGGCCAAACTCGCTGCGATCGATCGCCGGCGCGCGGACGACGCGGCCGAGGCACAGGCGCGCGACTGGGCGCGCTGGCGGGAATGCTGGGGCGCGCTGGGCTGGACGGCGCGGTCGCCGGGGGCGATCGACGCGCGCGAGGCCGTTGCCGGGGTGTGGCCGGCCGCTTAGGCTGGCGTCGATTTTGCCGGGAGGGTTCGATGCTGCGGTGGCTGATGGCGTTGGCGTTGTGGGTGCCCGGAACGGCGCTGGCGCAGGGCGTGGCGCCAATAGTGCCGGTGGCGGGCGAGCCCTCGGGCGCGGCGTGCCGGCAGGTGGGCGACATGCCGTTCGTGACCTTCGCGCCCGATAGTCTCCAGCGGCTGGGCGAGATCGGGCTGGGCCGTACGGAGATTTTCCAGCTGATGCGCGAGACCTCGATCCCCGAGACCGGGGGCTGCTGGGCCGAACCGGCGGGGAATTTCGACAGCCAGCTGATCTCGGTGGGGATGAGCCAGTGGAATTACGGGACCGGCAGCCTGCAGCCGGTGCTGAAGGCGTGGAAGAAGGCGCTGCGGGGCAGGTTCGGGCGGACGCGTAAAAGCCTGGCGCCGGTCTATGGCAAATTGCTGTTCTCGCGCGATTGTCTGGCCAGGCCGGTCAGGGACAAGTGCCGGGCGGGGATATTGGCGGCGCACGGGACCGACGGGCGGTTGAACGCGGCGCTGTTTGGCGAGCTGACCGCGATCTTCGAGAGCGACGCGATGATCCAAATTCAGGCCGATACCTATGTGGCGCTGCTCGAGGAATTGCGGCTCGACCTGCTGCGGGTGTTCAAGGGCCAGCCGATCACGATGCGCAAGGTGCGCTGGGCGATGGACACCAAGATCCAGCAGGGCTTCTTTCCGGCGGACGAGGATCTGGCGCGGCTGCGCGGCAAGCTGGCGAAGATGCCCGAGGCGGAGCGCTGGCAGCGGCTGCGAGCGATCTTCGACTGGTATCGCGCCTCGGCCAGCACGATCGACCAGGACGGGGTCGGGCGCGACTGGGCGTGGAACGCGGCGGCGTGGAACTGCATGATCGACAAGGGGCGGATCGATCCCGAAGCATATGAAATGCTCCACCTGACATATATCCGAAGCAGGACCGCGATAGGGAATAGCGGGCGCTGGCAGGCGCTGACCTTCGAGCGGCGGGCGAAGATCATCCTCGGGGTGGGCAGCGTCAGCGGCAAGGTGGACGGCAATTGCGGCTGACCCCTTGGAACCGCATGGGCGCGGGACCATTTGCATATCAGGCTGTTCGGGAGTGACGGGATGCGTGGATTGGCAGTTGCGGCGGTGGCGGGGCTGATGGTGGCCGGATGCGTGAGCGCGGAGAAGAATGCGCGCTACATGGCCGGGCATTTCCGGGCGCAGGCCGATCTGGCGACGCCCGACGGCACGCCGGTGGGCACCGCCGTCGCCGAGGAGATCGACGGCGACATCCGGGTGATCGTGGAGGCCAAGGGCATGGCCGAGGGCGTGCACGGGGTGCACATCCATGCCGTCGGCAAGTGCGAGGGGCCGGACTTCGCCTCGGCGGGCGGGCACTGGAACCCGACCGCGCACCAGCATGGCAAGGAAAATCCGATGGGCCCGCACATGGGCGACCTTCCCAACCTCAACCTCAACAAGGACGGGCGCGGCCAGATCACCTTCACGGTGAAGGGCGGAACGTTCGCCGGGCTGATGGATCAGGACGGAGCGGCGCTGGTCGTCCATGCCGGAGAGGATGATTACAAGACCGATCCTTCGGGGAACAGCGGCGGGCGGATCGCCTGCGGGGTGTTTCAGGCGCGGTGAGCTAGATCGGCTCGCCGGCCGCCCTTGCCCGCTCCTCTCGCGTGGCTTCGGCTTGGGGGACGAGCTTGTAGGCGGCGAGGGCGCAGCCGAAGGCGATCGGGAGCGTCGCCAGCAGCGACAGGATGCCGGCCGGGATGCTCTTGTAGATGTCGGCGATATGGCCGGCGATATACGGGCCAAGGGCCAGTCCGACCAGCGTGGTGCCGATGAAGAAGGCGGCGGTGGCGGTGCCGCGCATGCGGGGGAGGACGAGATCCTGCGTGGCGGCGGCGGCCGAACCCAGCGCGCAGCTGGCGAGGATCTGGGTGACCGGCAGCAGCGCGTAGAACAGATATTTGTCGGTGGTGGTGAAGGCGAGGATCAGCGTCGGCACCGGCGCGAGGCTGCCGAACAGGACGACCATGATCCGGCCGGTGGCGTATTTCTGGCGCAGGCGATCGGCGGCGATGCCGCCCAGCGTGACGCCGGCAAAGCCCGCGAGGATGGCGGGGCCGCCGATCCACAGCCCCGCCTCGGCGGCGCTGACCCCGAACGCGGCGGCGGCGTGGCTGGGCGCGAACGCCGCCACCGAATAGGCGATGAAGGCGTTGAGGCCATAGGCGATGACGACGCAGACAAAGGCCGGACTGGCGACGATCAGCCGATAGGTCGGCAAGTCGCGGTGGCGGAGCGCCGAGGCCCAGGAGAAGACGGCATAGACGCCGATGCCGACCGCGAGCCATTGCAGCGGCGCCGACTGGCCGCCGTCGAACAGGATCAGCCCCCAGGTCGCGGCGGTGATCAGAACCAGCGCGACGAGGTTCGAGACCAGCGAGCGGCTGCGCAGCGCGCCGATCAGCGTGAGGGGCGGAATGATCGTCAGCAGATCGGCGAAGAAGGCCTTGAACGGCGCGGGGTTGGCAGGCGCGACGAGCCCCTCCGACTGGCCGCGCATCGGCTCGCGCAGCGTCGCGACCCACAAGGCGAGGATCAGCCCTGGCAGGCCCACGGCCATGAACGCGGCCTGCCAGCCGACCAGCCCGAGCGGGCCGCCGCCGGGATAGGCGTGGTTCCATTTGTCGGCGATCGTGCCGCCGATGAACAGCGAGAAGCCGGCGCCGAAATAGAGC from Sphingomonas sp. includes these protein-coding regions:
- a CDS encoding MFS transporter; protein product: MAEAVVPEQARARPYAWYVLFVLFLVYALNFIDRQILTILAPHIRKDLGLSQADIGFLYGTAFGVFYALFGIPLGRLADNWHRIRLMTIGLALWSTMTALSGLARNGIQLAGARIGVGVGEASAGPAAYSLISDWFPKRQRATALAIYSGGLYFGAGFSLFIGGTIADKWNHAYPGGGPLGLVGWQAAFMAVGLPGLILALWVATLREPMRGQSEGLVAPANPAPFKAFFADLLTIIPPLTLIGALRSRSLVSNLVALVLITAATWGLILFDGGQSAPLQWLAVGIGVYAVFSWASALRHRDLPTYRLIVASPAFVCVVIAYGLNAFIAYSVAAFAPSHAAAAFGVSAAEAGLWIGGPAILAGFAGVTLGGIAADRLRQKYATGRIMVVLFGSLAPVPTLILAFTTTDKYLFYALLPVTQILASCALGSAAAATQDLVLPRMRGTATAAFFIGTTLVGLALGPYIAGHIADIYKSIPAGILSLLATLPIAFGCALAAYKLVPQAEATREERARAAGEPI
- a CDS encoding rhodanese-like domain-containing protein; protein product: MLLLTALALTMAVPNDPAPKTSLRGTNPQIDYAGFATLTRDVRALRARRLLGFDAFRAKAAEKGALILDARSADKFAAGHIAGAVNLPLTDFTAEALAEVIGRNRGRAILIYCNNNFSNHRAPVPLKSAPLALNIQTFINLVGYGYANVWELRDVVDFDDPKVGWVKG
- a CDS encoding amino acid permease; translation: MASLFRLKTIVAAHERPPEHQLQRTLSWPHLVALGVGAIVGTGILTLIGVGADRAGPAVILSFAVAGAICACAALAYAEMATMIPASGSAYTYSYAVLGEVIAWVVGWSLLAEYTLVVATVAVGWSGYATGFLHGLGIHLPAALTHGPVMIDGHIAEWGVNLPALFIVALVAGLLLVGTKESATLNAILVVVKIIALIVFVAVALPYFNAANLEPFSPFGFTAHSVAGADGKVVERGVMAAAAIIFFAFYGFDAISTAAEEAKNPGRDLAIGIVGSMIACVAIYMIVAVAAIGALAYTKFADSPEPLALILRGIGQNKAAAFLAASAVIALPTVILAFLYGQSRIFFVMARDNMLPAGLAKVSRRGTPVRITIFTAAVVTFFAAFFPIDQIAALANAGTLTAFAAVGLCLLVMRRRAPNAERPFRTPAAWVVGLGAIFGCAYLFISLPHQTQMLFGVWNLIGLGLYFLYSRRNVDRAAV
- the acnA gene encoding aconitate hydratase AcnA, coding for MTAVGNNALATRDTLTVGTSTYAYYSLPKAAAKLGDISRLPFSMKVLLENMLRFEDGKTVTREDAQAIVDWQKDARSNREIQYRPARVLMQDFTGVPCVVDLAAMRDAITSLGGDAQKINPQVPVHLVIDHSVMVDEFGTPKAFEDNVELEYARNNERYEFLKWGSKALDNFSVVPPGTGICHQVNLEYIAHSVWSSKDASGEKVAYPDTLVGTDSHTTMVNGLGVLGWGVGGIEAEAAMLGQPVSMLIPEVVGFKLTGALAEGITATDLVLTVTQMLRAKGVVGRFVEFYGPGLPAMTLADRATIANMAPEYGATCGFFPIDEKTMDYMRLTGRPDEVVALVEAYAKAQGMWYDASAADPIFTDTLELDMSTVRPSLAGPKRPQDRVSLDSVDEVFNGDLTKVYKKDHPARVPVDGAAHDIGDGDVVIAAITSCTNTSNPSVLIAAGLVARKARALGLTRKPWVKTSLAPGSQVVTDYLNKAGLSEDLDAIGFNLVGYGCTTCIGNSGPLAEPISAAINGNDIVAASVLSGNRNFEGRVSPDVRANFLASPPLVVAYALKGTVTEDMYETPIGEGTDGPVYLKDIWPTNEEVQSLINSAIDDRMFRARYSNVYAGDDHWRAIEVEGSDTYTWRAGSTYIHNPPYFEGMTMTPAPVQDIIEAKPLAILGDSITTDHISPAGSIKADSPAGTFLQEHQVSKKDFNSYGARRGNDEVMVRGTFANIRIKNEMVPGIEGGMTRYGGQVMPIYDAAMRHKKDGTPLVIIAGKEYGTGSSRDWAAKGTNLLGVRAVITESFERIHRSNLVGMGILPLQFCEGLTRESLKLKGSDLYTIKDVAKIRPRQEVEVTLTREDGTVETFMTRCRIDTVNELEYFLNGGILQYVLRNLAA
- a CDS encoding superoxide dismutase family protein — translated: MRGLAVAAVAGLMVAGCVSAEKNARYMAGHFRAQADLATPDGTPVGTAVAEEIDGDIRVIVEAKGMAEGVHGVHIHAVGKCEGPDFASAGGHWNPTAHQHGKENPMGPHMGDLPNLNLNKDGRGQITFTVKGGTFAGLMDQDGAALVVHAGEDDYKTDPSGNSGGRIACGVFQAR
- a CDS encoding FKBP-type peptidyl-prolyl cis-trans isomerase codes for the protein MKRLMGLAGLTMLVLTGSACGQTAPDRSQDTAWINSQSLALASLKASDGWQSLERGLRWRRIAGNGSGKHPLVSDTVTLHYAGRLTDGTEFDSSWARGEPATFPLGALIEAWQLAVPQMGIGDTIELAVPAELGYGPRGKGPIPGGATLLFKIELLGIRG